One genomic window of Pseudomonadales bacterium includes the following:
- a CDS encoding anti-sigma factor antagonist yields MNEGKILVAEERGVYLLKLTGDVRMTLCASLNSYLDAIFRNPEVDDVIVDLLETEGVDSTTLGLLAKLAIYTEKHYKLKPTVFCKNQSISRILIGMGLDDIFDIVRETPEELTHLQELRPVAADEEQIKQHVLEAHKLLSVLNSKNQREFIDLIRSLESI; encoded by the coding sequence TTGAACGAAGGTAAAATACTGGTTGCCGAAGAGAGAGGCGTTTATCTGCTCAAATTGACTGGCGATGTGAGAATGACGCTCTGCGCTTCTTTGAACAGTTATCTGGACGCCATCTTTCGAAACCCAGAAGTTGATGATGTCATTGTTGATTTACTGGAGACGGAAGGTGTTGACAGTACGACTCTGGGGTTATTGGCCAAGTTGGCGATTTATACGGAAAAGCACTACAAGCTTAAACCAACCGTTTTTTGTAAAAATCAGAGCATCAGCAGAATTCTGATCGGGATGGGGCTGGATGATATTTTCGATATTGTCCGGGAAACACCAGAAGAGCTCACTCATTTACAAGAGTTGAGGCCTGTGGCTGCTGACGAAGAACAGATAAAGCAGCATGTCCTTGAAGCGCACAAGCTTCTATCTGTATTGAACAGTAAGAATCAGCGAGAGTTTATAGATCTTATCCGTTCTCTGGAAAGCATTTAA
- a CDS encoding TerB family tellurite resistance protein codes for MITHLKQLFTTNNSEDEAASDKNIKLACAALMVEVMVIDRISIRAEQQQIIRMLHNRFGIDIEDAEELFAMAKNEVRDATSLYQFTKIINSKFHDQQKFELIQQLWQVAYADEDLDKHEEAIIRRIAELIYLPHSQFIRAKRLARDK; via the coding sequence ATGATTACTCATCTCAAACAGCTCTTCACAACAAACAACTCTGAAGATGAGGCCGCTTCTGATAAAAACATAAAGCTTGCCTGCGCAGCGTTAATGGTAGAGGTGATGGTCATTGATCGGATCAGTATTCGTGCAGAACAACAACAAATTATCCGCATGCTGCATAATCGATTCGGAATAGATATTGAGGATGCAGAAGAACTGTTCGCCATGGCCAAAAACGAGGTGCGGGATGCAACCTCGCTGTATCAGTTCACCAAAATCATTAACAGCAAGTTCCATGATCAGCAGAAATTCGAGCTGATTCAGCAACTGTGGCAGGTTGCCTATGCCGATGAAGATCTGGATAAACACGAAGAGGCTATTATTCGCCGTATTGCAGAGTTGATCTACTTACCCCACAGCCAGTTTATCCGGGCCAAACGGTTGGCCAGAGACAAATAA
- a CDS encoding SpoIIE family protein phosphatase, with amino-acid sequence MNSPRRLFIVGQNSELYQQWSEYLSGTDWAVEIFTDYDDVKDTLLGNIDSSALVLLDMSLSEVRDFKFLGGVGSTNAFIVVLENPTATEVATCYRNDATDILIKPFDQKELLKSLERSAKYQKLLVENQGYREQLEAANRNLQDSLRILEMDQIAGRQVQQSMLPVTPQRFGDYEISHFIVPSLYLSGDFVGYHCIFDRYLVFYAADVSGHGASSAFLTVLLRFLLTRILRRHVHNDDRDAMARAPQGFVEYINRQILAIGLDKHLTMFAGSIDMEQNTLRYAVGAHMPMPVLVHDGEVEMMEGKGKPLGIFEDVHWSISEKALPDKFALVLTSDGVLEVLPGESMEDKEQFMLSAIASSDTSLDSICQQLGLRDLTESPDDVTVLTVRRGY; translated from the coding sequence ATGAATAGTCCTAGAAGGCTTTTTATCGTTGGACAAAACTCGGAGTTGTACCAGCAGTGGTCAGAGTATCTGTCAGGTACTGACTGGGCTGTGGAAATTTTTACCGACTACGATGATGTCAAGGATACTTTGCTTGGAAATATCGACAGTTCTGCTCTGGTCTTACTTGACATGTCTCTTTCCGAGGTACGTGATTTCAAGTTCCTGGGTGGTGTGGGGTCGACCAACGCTTTCATCGTCGTTCTCGAAAACCCTACCGCGACGGAGGTAGCAACCTGTTATCGCAATGATGCAACTGACATTCTGATTAAACCTTTTGATCAAAAAGAGTTGCTCAAATCCCTGGAGCGTTCGGCCAAATATCAAAAATTGCTGGTTGAAAATCAAGGGTATCGTGAGCAGCTGGAAGCCGCTAACCGGAATCTTCAGGATAGTCTGAGGATTCTTGAAATGGATCAAATTGCTGGCAGGCAAGTCCAGCAGAGCATGCTGCCCGTTACACCACAGCGCTTTGGCGATTATGAAATCAGCCATTTTATTGTGCCTTCTCTTTATTTAAGTGGTGATTTTGTTGGTTATCATTGTATCTTTGATCGATACTTGGTTTTTTACGCTGCAGATGTTTCAGGTCACGGCGCATCGTCGGCATTTTTAACGGTTTTACTGCGGTTTTTGCTTACCCGGATACTGAGGCGTCATGTGCATAACGATGACCGTGATGCCATGGCCAGAGCCCCGCAGGGGTTTGTTGAATACATTAATCGCCAAATTCTGGCTATTGGCCTGGATAAACATTTGACGATGTTTGCCGGATCGATCGATATGGAACAAAATACACTGAGGTATGCTGTTGGCGCCCATATGCCTATGCCGGTGCTCGTTCACGACGGTGAGGTTGAAATGATGGAGGGGAAGGGCAAGCCTCTCGGGATTTTTGAAGATGTGCACTGGTCTATTAGCGAAAAGGCGTTGCCCGATAAATTTGCATTGGTGTTGACCTCTGATGGCGTGCTTGAAGTGTTACCGGGTGAGAGCATGGAGGATAAAGAGCAATTCATGTTGTCGGCAATCGCATCCTCCGATACATCTCTGGATAGTATCTGCCAGCAATTGGGGCTTCGTGATCTAACGGAGTCACCGGATGATGTGACGGTGCTGACTGTCCGCAGAGGCTATTGA